A window of the Eleutherodactylus coqui strain aEleCoq1 chromosome 8, aEleCoq1.hap1, whole genome shotgun sequence genome harbors these coding sequences:
- the LOC136578066 gene encoding putative olfactory receptor 2B8, protein MAEFVLLGLSSEPRTQLILFISFLVIYVIILVGNSLIIIVTTADNSLQTPMYFFLTNLSFMDICVSSTSVPRMLKDLLSARKTISYAECVAQMYISLSLGECECILLAIMAYDRYIAICYPLHYTTIINRSACIQIAAGTWICGFLLSICHIVLTLNINLCGHNEINHFLCEVPEFLSLGCENILIVESVIYIVGVIILILPFSFICMSYIRIIYSTLKISTLKAQKKAFSTCGSHMMVVTMFYGSAMAVYMKSRSTASPDIDKIITVFYFIITPMLNPLIYTLRNKEVKAALRKFRKNHVLEWER, encoded by the coding sequence ATGGCAGAATTTGTTCTTCTTGGACTTTCCAGTGAGCCGAGGACACAACTTATACTTTTCATTAGCTTCTTGGTTATTTATGTGATTATTCTGGTTGGGAACTCACTCATCATCATTGTGACCACTGCAGATAATAGTCTCCAAACACCGATGTACTTCTTTCTAACCAACCTTTCTTTCATGGACATCTGTGTTTCATCCACAAGCGTGCCAAGGATGCTGAAGGATTTGTTATCAGCAAGAAAGACCATCTCCTATGCAGAATGTGTAGCGCAGATGTACATATCGCTGTCCCTTGGGGAATGTGAATGCATCTTACTTGCAATTATGGCTTATGACCGTTACATTGCTATATGTTATCCGTTACACTACACCACGATTATCAACAGATCAGCATGCATCCAAATAGCTGCGGGTACTTGGATATGTGGGTTTCTCCTCTCAATCTGCCACATAGTGCTGACGCTAAATATTAATCTGTGCGGACACAATGAAATCAACCACTTCTTGTGTGAAGTTCCAGAATTTCTGTCACTGGGGTGTGAGAACATTTTGATAGTAGAATCTGTCATTTATATTGTCGGTGTGATAATACTAATATTACCTTTCAGTTTTATATGTATGTCTTACATAAGAATTATATACAGCACTTTAAAGATTTCTACTTTGAAAGCACAGAAAAAAGCCTTTTCTACATGTGGATCCCATATGATGGTGGTAACAATGTTTTATGGATCTGCCATGGCGGTGTACATGAAGTCCAGATCGACAGCTTCACCTGATATTGACAAAATCATTACCGTTTTTTACTTTATCATAACACCCATGCTGAATCCATTAATATATACACTCAGGAACAAGGAAGTAAAGGCGGCTTTAAGGAAATTTCGGAAAAATCACGTTTTAGAATGGGAAAGGTAA